A window from Glandiceps talaboti chromosome 15, keGlaTala1.1, whole genome shotgun sequence encodes these proteins:
- the LOC144446865 gene encoding QRFP-like peptide receptor, translating to MNSARSNFSANSSDLLFLEYQLSKSTLTIATVAYTLIFLLGILGNVLVLVVVCCNKDMRSSTNYFLVNLSVADLLVLVFCMPIALLETYVIRPWLLGEAMCKLIPFLEYSAAQASVLTLAFISIERYVAICYPLKAKYTITPKRCIVFCSMIWFISCLGSVPYLFMAKYSAYDVSPSGDLLYECGTFINSLLAEVYIISCFVLFFVIPLFVLGAMYLKVAFTLHRSMSMIRNKVARNHNRGKQVIKEGTETSGVQMDSLVNKGPRDVMARRYNRTTQLRKRDPFEEQERTRSRVVYMLITVVITFFLCLLPQRIVSLWFQYGTAEQQMTLGIEGVYRLVISCRVLTYINSSINPIIYNVMSTKFRSAFLRALGLKKQMKRSGTMTSGTGSMTISSGTVL from the exons ATGAATTCAGCGAGAAGCAATTTTAGTGCTAACTCTTCGGACTTATTGTTTTTAGAATACCAACTATCGAAATCGACCCTAACTATTGCAACAGTCGCCTACACCTTGATATTTTTGCTAGGAATTCTTGGTAATGTATTGGTTCTGGTCGTCGTTTGTTGTAATAAGGACATGCGGAGTTCCACTAACTATTTCCTTGTGAATCTGAGCGTAGCCGACCTACTGGTTCTGGTATTCTGTATGCCGATAGCACTTCTTGAGACATACGTCATTAGACCATGGCTGTTAGGAGAAGCAATGT GTAAACTCATCCCGTTCTTGGAATACTCCGCAGCTCAAGCTTCCGTGTTAACTCTGGCTTTTATCAGCATCGAGAGATATGTGGCGATATGTTACCCTCTCAAAGCAAAGTACACTATCACCCCTAAACGATGCATTGTTTTTTGTTCAATGATATGGTTTATTTCCTGTCTTGGAAGTGTCCCCTACTTGTTTATGGCGAAATACTCTGCATATGACGTTTCTCCTAGTGGTGACCTCCTCTACGAATGTGGGACATTCATAAATTCGTTGCTTGCAGAGGTGTATATAATTTCCTGTTTTGTTCTCTTCTTTGTCATACCACTTTTTGTGCTTGGAGCGATGTATCTCAAAGTTGCATTTACTTTACATCGTAGCATGTCAATGATCCGGAATAAAGTAGCAAGAAACCACAATAGAGGCAAACAAGTTATAAAAGAAGGGACAGAAACTTCAGGGGTTCAAATGGATAGTTTGGTAAATAAAGGACCACGAGACGTCATGGCACGACGGTACAATCGGACCACTCAGCTTCGAAAGAGGGATCCTTTTGAAGAGCAAGAACGAACAAGGAGTCGGGttgtgtacatgttaatcacTGTAGTTATTACATTCTTTCTGTGTTTATTACCACAACGGATTGTCAGCCTTTGGTTCCAATATGGCACTGCTGAACAACAGATGACACTCGGCATAGAGGGTGTCTACAGGCTGGTTATTTCGTGTCGTGTTCTGACGTATATCAATTCTTCAATCAATCCAATTATTTACAATGTTATGTCTACTAAATTTCGATCTGCTTTTTTAAGGGCTCTTGGATTaaagaaacaaatgaaaagGAGTGGGACAATGACGTCTGGCACTGGCTCCATGACAATATCAAGTGGAACAGTCCTATAA